Genomic window (Luteibacter yeojuensis):
GGGGCGTAGAACCTGCTCATGCGGGCGGCAACCTCTCGTCGCGCGGAAGTATCGGCCGCGGCGGATCGATCTTTCGGCCCTGGGCACGGATGCGCAGGAAGAAGCCCAGGCCACCGATGAAGGGAGCTATCTTGGCCACGAGCCACACCGGCAGGAGCGCCTGCAGCTCGGGCGAGTTCAGCCATACCTCGGGCAGGATGGCGAGCGCGGCGAACACGTACGTGCTGTGCCACTTCCACCAATTCCGGGCATCGTCGACAAGTTTCACTTGAGGTGCCTCACGGACTGGAGTTCGTGGATGTCCTGGGTGTTTCGCTCGGTTCGGACGTCAAGTTCGGCCATCTTCCGCGTGAGCCCGGGCACGTCTGAGAGCTGCTGTGACAAGGTCTGCAGCTGGGCATTGGTCACCGCCTGCGCGGTCACCACCGTCTGCATGGTCTTGTCCTGCGCCTCCAAGCGGCTGTCGAACGAGTGAAACACGTAGCCGATGAGGAATGTCAGCAGCGCGAAGCTCGCGCCCAGGCCGATGCGCTCCACCGGGCCCAGCTTGAAATGCAGACTTCCATCGTCGCTACGCTTGATATCCATCAGGTCATCCACTCGTCAGGCCACCGTGCCACCGGCGGCCTCGAAGGCGGCCTGCAAATGAGAAATGAGTTGCGTGTGCTGCCCGTAGGGAGAGCCCGGCAGGCTCGCCCATACCGGCGCGCACTTGGCGATCGCCACATCGAGGTGGCCCGCCTTGATGTCGTCCACTGCCCGGGCGCGCGCTATCAGGTAGATCGCCACCCGATCCTGGCTCAGCGGAGAGAAGTCCTTCGCTCCAGCGGCCCGGCTCGCCCAGTCCCACGTGTCCGTGCGGATCCGGCCCGGAATCGCTGCCATGATCTGGTACCGCCCCGCCGCGTCGCTCCATCCCCAATGGGTTCGGATGGCGATGCGCGGGTGGTTCTCGTAGCCGACGAATAGGTCGCCGCCCACGTTGACGTTGTATCCGTCATCGCCGATGCCGAACGTTCCTTCGGCGGTCGACAACATGTCGAGGAACGCGAGCACGTTCTGACCACCAGCCTCGTTTGCGGTGATCCTCGGCATCGCATTGCCTCCAAGGTGCCAGCGCGGCGCCGAATAGGTGACCAGGCTCAGCGATCCGCGGCCGGCGTTGCTGCCAGCAGGCTCCAGGGGAGGAAAGCCATCATCGGAAGCACCGCAGCGGCTCACGCCGTGGCGGATAGGTGCATGTAGCGGACCTGGTCATGGTGAAACTGGAGCGGGACGCCGGATTCGAACCGGCACCTCCAACCTTGGAAGGGTTGCACTCTGCCAGTTGAGCTAGCCCCGCTGAAACGCAAAAAGCCCAGCGCGTTGGCTGAGCTTTTCGTGTGGTCGCATGTAGCGGCAGAGGCATTGTACAAAGCAAAATAGAGGTCCGAAACCTTCATTTCTCGTCGCGATGTAGCTTCCTCC
Coding sequences:
- a CDS encoding glycoside hydrolase family 24 protein; the encoded protein is MPRITANEAGGQNVLAFLDMLSTAEGTFGIGDDGYNVNVGGDLFVGYENHPRIAIRTHWGWSDAAGRYQIMAAIPGRIRTDTWDWASRAAGAKDFSPLSQDRVAIYLIARARAVDDIKAGHLDVAIAKCAPVWASLPGSPYGQHTQLISHLQAAFEAAGGTVA